One segment of Syngnathus scovelli strain Florida chromosome 6, RoL_Ssco_1.2, whole genome shotgun sequence DNA contains the following:
- the gdpgp1 gene encoding GDP-D-glucose phosphorylase 1, whose protein sequence is MPVHFVYWNQDFIKDVPVNTNNTSAWKSRFDTAIQAGWMDRMERGLLRYRLEDLQTRILPGPCGFVAQLNVKRGLERRKPQEILSIQQDFNAELFNFNKVNPDEIIFEMIKESDEGHEIGRQSCKTVVLVNVSPLEFGHCLLVPDPARCFPQILTRLAIQVGIESVLLSSDPSFRVGFNSLGAFASVNHLHLHGYYLKYKLSIETIPVRPLIPNKGFYTLGGFPAGFLFYTESKGVKDVASAICHVTDFLVEANVAHNLFMTRGAPPCEEDDDKLLRKGVRIAVWPRVACFGTKEESALNVALCELAGHLPFKNKKDYELTTESHVIEIIQRYLLPHEDFLQLEKQLTHHLMTL, encoded by the coding sequence ATGCCAGTCCACTTTGTTTACTGGAATCAAGACTTTATTAAAGATGTGCCCGTCAATACCAATAACACGTCGGCATGGAAATCGAGGTTTGACACTGCCATTCaagctggatggatggacaggatGGAGAGGGGGCTCCTTCGCTACCGTTTGGAGGATTTACAGACACGTATCCTGCCTGGCCCCTGTGGTTTTGTTGCCCAGTTAAATGTCAAGAGAGGACTAGAGAGAAGAAAGCCTCAAGAGATCCTAAGTATTCAGCAAGATTTCAATGCTGAGCTGTTTAATTTTAACAAAGTCAATCCAGATGAGATCATATTTGAGATGATTAAGGAATCTGACGAAGGGCATGAAATTGGCCGTCAATCGTGTAAGACTGTTGTGTTGGTCAATGTCAGTCCTCTGGAGTTTGGAcattgtcttcttgttccagatCCAGCACGCTGCTTTCCTCAAATCCTCACAAGGCTTGCCATTCAAGTTGGTATTGAATCGGTACTGCTCAGCTCTGATCCATCTTTTCGTGTAGGCTTCAACAGTCTCGGAGCATTTGCATCTGTCAATCATTTACATCTTCATGGATATTACTTGAAGTATAAGCTCAGTATTGAAACTATTCCTGTTCGCCCGCTTATTCCCAACAAAGGATTTTATACTTTGGGAGGATTTCCTGCAGGTTTTCTATTCTACACCGAATCCAAGGGAGTGAAGGATGTCGCCAGTGCCATCTGTCATGTCACTGACTTCCTAGTGGAGGCCAATGTTGCTCACAACCTCTTCATGACCAGAGGAGCCCCACCCTGCGAAGAGGATGATGACAAGTTATTAAGAAAAGGCGTACGCATTGCCGTGTGGCCCAGAGTAGCTTGTTTTGGTACCAAAGAGGAGTCCGCTCTCAATGTTGCACTATGCGAGCTTGCTGGACATCTACCATTTAAGAACAAGAAGGACTATGAGCTCACCACTGAGTCACATGTTATAGAAATCATTCAACGTTATCTTCTCCCACATGAAGATTTTCTACAATTGGAAAAGCAGCTGACTCATCATTTAATGACACTGTAA
- the rhcgb gene encoding ammonium transporter Rh type C-like 2 yields the protein MGSVQSFREFCDRTKNTNVRLSLPAVCIVWQTAMIILFGVFIRYDEESDAHWIEHRKMENISSDIENDFYFRYPSFQDVHVMIFVGFGFLMTFLKRYSFGAVGFNFLIAAFGLQWALLMQGWFHSLDYTDGKIKIGVENLINADFCVAGCLIAYGAVLGKVSPVQLMVLTLFGITLFAVEEYIILTVIHARDAGGSMVIHTFGAYYGLSISWMLYRPNLDQSSRLQGSVYHSDVFAMIGTLFLWMFWPSFNSAIADHGDGQHRAAINTYLALAATVLTTVAFSSLFQKHGKLDMVHIQNSTLAGGVAVGTAAEFMLMPYGSLIVGFCCGVISTLGYIFLTPFMEKHLKIQDTCGIHNLHAMPGLIGGIVGAITAAAASESVYGKEGLINTFDFEGAFEHMTPTRQGGHQAAGICVAVCFGVGGGIMVGSILRLPIWGDPADDNCFDDEPYWEVPDEEESIPPVLQYNNHMLNKDITESNFTMEQN from the exons ATGGGCAGTGTTCAAAGCTTCAGAGAATTCTGTGATCGTACTAAAAATACAAATGTTCGTCTTAGTCTTCCAGCAGTGTGTATCGTTTGGCAAACAGCTATGATTATCTTGTTTGGAGTTTTTATTCGTTATGATGAGGAGTCCGATGCACACTGGATAGAGCACCGGAAAATGGAAAATATATCAAGTGACATTGAGAATGACTTCTACTTCAGATACCCAA gttTTCAAGATGTCCACGTGATGATCTTCGTGGGCTTTGGCTTCTTGATGACTTTTCTCAAGCGCTACAGTTTTGGCGCCGTGGGTTTCAACTTCCTCATCGCAGCATTTGGCCTCCAATGGGCGCTCCTAATGCAGGGCTGGTTCCACTCCCTGGATTACACTGATGGAAAGATCAAAATTGGCGTTGAAAA TTTAATTAATGCAGATTTCTGTGTGGCGGGCTGCTTGATTGCCTATGGAGCCGTGCTTGGTAAAGTCAGTCCAGTCCAGCTGATGGTCTTGACCCTATTTGGCATCACATTGTTTGCTGTGGAGGAATATATCATCCTCACTGTCATACAC GCTCGAGATGCGGGAGGCTCCATGGTGATCCACACATTCGGCGCTTATTATGGCCTTTCCATCTCGTGGATGCTCTATCGACCCAACCTGGATCAGAGCAGTCGTCTTCAGGGCTCAGTTTACCACTCAGATGTCTTTGCTATGATAG GAACTCTCTTCCTGTGGATGTTCTGGCCCAGTTTCAATTCAGCTATCGCCGACCACGGCGACGGGCAGCACCGAGCCGCCATCAACACTTACCTGGCTTTGGCTGCAACAGTGCTCACCACTGTGGCTTTCTCGAGCCTCTTCCAGAAGCACGGCAAACTAGACATG GTCCACATTCAAAACTCCACTTTGGCTGGTGGTGTTGCAGTGGGAACTGCAGCAGAATTTATGCTGATGCCCTATGGGTCTCTGATAGTTGGGTTCTGCTGCGGTGTCATTTCCACATTGGGTTATATCTTCCTCACG CCATTTATGGAGAAGCACCTGAAGATTCAAGACACATGTGGAATCCACAACCTCCACGCCATGCCTGGGCTCATAGGTGGCATTGTGGGCGCTATTactgctgcagctgcttctgAGTCGGTGTATGGTAAAGAAGG acTGATAAACACCTTTGACTTTGAGGGTGCTTTTGAACACATGACCCCCACAAGGCAAGGTGGTCATCAGGCTGCAGGCATCTGTGTGGCTGTTTGTTTTGGTGTGGGTGGAGGCATCATGGTTG GTTCTATTTTAAGATTACCCATCTGGGGCGACCCGGCGGATGACAATTGCTTTGACGATGAACCCTACTGGGAG GTGCCTGATGAGGAGGAGAGTATTCCACCAGTCCTACAGTACAACAATCACATGCTCAACAAAGACAT aacCGAGTCAAATTTCACCATGGAGCAGAACTGA